From Penicillium psychrofluorescens genome assembly, chromosome: 1, one genomic window encodes:
- a CDS encoding uncharacterized protein (ID:PFLUO_002206-T1.cds;~source:funannotate) — MIHPLAILSEAETNLARDVVKAAHPGTVIDFREIFLQEPPKTQVQEFLALEHAGRLSPTTARPPRLALCQYDVIGADRIPLFHESVVDVVSRTQVNHTVVGKQHHASLVLSEFDVLLDQCNKSPLFQKALSDFDLPDGFEVVIEPWPYGGLDLTDGNRRYFQGLCFAQDKRLGNEDSNFYSFPLPVIPVMDAHTQEIIRVDRPATGGKDDGLLQQTFKRDIIGHCKPSEYIPELLPEGTRKDLKPLNVVQPEGPSFRVTDESLVEWQKWRFRVGFNPREGATIHDIWYDGRSVMYRLAISEMTVPYADPRAPFHRKQAFDFGDGGGGNMANNLSLGCDCLGVIKYFDAVITQADGTAQTLPNAICLHEQDNGIGWKHSNWRTGRAVVTRNRELVVQFIITLANYEYIFAYKFDQSGGITVETRATGILNVVNIDAGKVSEYGNVVSGGVLAQNHQHIFNVRIDPAVDGPQNSVVVEESHRVPMNTATNPNGNFYQVNRQTVDRATWLDAAPEHNRTIKMINPHKTNPISGNPVGYKFTPLPTQLLLADPHSVQARRAQFAQHHVWITKYQDGELYAGGRYTLQSQNEVDGVADAVRRGEAVIDTDVVVWNSFGITHNPRVEDWPVMPVEVFQLMIRPADFFTANPSIDVPSSKNGSSRLADSECCRNSHI, encoded by the exons ATGATTCACCCACTCGCCATCCTCTCCGAGGCAGAGACCAACCTGGCCCGTGATGTGGTCAAGGCCGCCCATCCCGGCACAGTGATTGATTTTCGCGAAATCTTTTTACAGGAACCGCCCAAGACACAGGTGCAGGAATTCCTGGCTCTTGAGCACGCTGGTCGCCTGAGCCCGACTACCGCGCGACCGCCGCGCCTGGCTTTGTGCCAGTACGATGTGATCGGGGCCGACCGTATCCCCCTGTTCCACGAGTCAGTCGTGGACGTGGTCTCGCGCACCCAGGTCAACCACACGGTGGTCGGGAAGCAACACCATGCCAGCTTGGTTCT GAGCGAGTTCGATGTCCTCTTGGACCAATGCAACAAGTCACCCTTGTTCCAGAAGGCCCTATCTGATTTTGATCTGCCAGACGGCTTTGAAGTCGTGATTGAACCGTGGCCCTATGGCGGGTTGGATCTCACGGATGGAAACCGGCGCTACTTCCAGGGCCTCTGCTTTGCCCAGGACAAGCGATTGGGCAACGAAGATTCCAACTTCTATTCTTTCCCTTTGCCCGTGATTCCTGTCATGGACGCACACACCCAAGAAATCATTCGGGTGGATCGGCCGGCTACTGGCGGCAAAGACGACGGGCTGCTGCAACAGACCTTCAAGCGTGATATCATCGGCCATTGCAAGCCTTCCGAATACATTCCCGAGTTGCTGCCCGAAGGAACGCGAAAGGACCTCAAACCGTTGAATGTCGTTCAGCCGGAGGGACCTTCTTTCCGCGTGACGGACGAATCTTTGGTCGAGTGGCAGAAGTGGCGGTTTCGTGTTGGGTTCAATCCACGAGAAGGCGCCACTATCCACGACATATGGTATGACGGCCGCAGTGTGATGTATCGGCTGGCAATTAGCGAGATG ACGGTCCCCTACGCCGATCCGCGTGCTCCATTTCATCGCAAGCAGGCATTCGATtttggcgatggtggcggcggcaacatggccaacaacCTGTCCCTGGGCTGTGACTGTCTCGGGGTCATCAAATACTTCGATGCCGTGATCACGCAGGCAGATGGCACCGCCCAGACTCTTCCCAACGCCATCTGTCTCCACGAACAGGACAACGGCATCGGATGGAAGCACTCCAACTGGCGAACAGGCCGTGCGGTGGTCACCCGTAACCGCGAGCTGGTCGTGCAGTTTATCATCACTCTGGCGAACTACGAGTATATCTTCGCCTACAAGTTCGACCAGTCCGGTGGTATCACTGTCGAGACACGCGCGACTGGGATCCTGAACGTCGTCAACATCGACGCAGGCAAGGTCAGCGAGTACGGCAACGTGGTCAGCGGTGGTGTCCTGGCCCAAAACCATCAGCACATCTTCAATGTTCGGATTGATCCGGCCGTTGACGGACCACAGAACTCAGTGGTAGTTGAAGAATCGCACCGAGTGCCCATGAATACCGCCACCAATCCCAATGGGAATTTTTATCAGGTCAATAGACAGACGGTGGATCGTGCGACATGGCTCGATGCCGCCCCGGAACACAATCGGACCATTAAGATGATCAACCCGCACAAAACTAACCCAATCAGCGGAAATCCGGTAGGGTACAAGTTCACTCCGTTGCCAACACAGCTACTGTTGGCGGATCCACACTCGGTACAAGCGCGGCGTGCCCAATTTGCCCAGCATCACGTCTGGATCACTAAGTACCAGGACGGGGAACTCTATGCCGGCGGGCGATATACGTTGCAAAGCCAGAACGAGGTGGACGGAGTCGCGGATGCTGTTCGCCGGGGAGAGGCCGTGATCGATACGGACGTTGTGGTATGGAATTCTTTTGGTATCACGCACAACCCGCGAGTAGAGGACTGGCCCGTCAT GCCCGTGGAGGTCTTTCAGCTTATGATCCGCCCCGCCGACTTCTTTACAGCGAACCCATCAATTGACGTGCCTTCATCGAAGAACGGATCGTCACGGTTGGCGGACTCCGAATGCTGCCGCAATTCACATATCTGA